In Macrobrachium rosenbergii isolate ZJJX-2024 chromosome 48, ASM4041242v1, whole genome shotgun sequence, one DNA window encodes the following:
- the LOC136831013 gene encoding uncharacterized protein: MVVKLCLGGKIVNIMSAYAPQAGCDEAEKVAFLEEMDRQLSEIPAEEGLIIGGDMNGHVGRTREGTERVHGGWGVGERNDEGEGVVDCAVLFDLAIVNNWKEVKKALKKMKNGKATGPDGVPPEVWKSLGEEGIDILWDLAKRICSQKKTTKE; encoded by the exons ATGGTTGTGAAACTGTGCCTAGGTGGAAAAATAGTCAACATCATGAGTGCTTATGCCCCTCAAGCAGGTTGTGATGAAGCTGAGAAAGTGgcatttttggaggaaatggaccgacagttgagtgaaataccagcagaagagggattaattattggtggtgacatgaatggacatgtaggaaggacGAGAGAGGGTACtgagagggtgcatggtggctggggagttggagagagaaatgacgagggagaGGGAGTTGTGGACTGTGCAGTGTtatttgatttggctattgtcaacaactg gaaggaagtaaagaaggcactaaagaagatgaaaaatggtaaagcaacaGGACCAGATGGAGTTCCTCcggaggtgtggaagagcctgggagaagaaggaatagacattctgtgggacctagcaaagagaATATGCAGTCAGAAAAAGACAACAAAAGAatag